The following DNA comes from Triticum aestivum cultivar Chinese Spring chromosome 3D, IWGSC CS RefSeq v2.1, whole genome shotgun sequence.
agtatgactattatcgcccacaactctttgtgttctactcgtgcatatcatctacgcatagacctggctcggatgcaactattggggaacgtagcatgaaatttgaaaaaaaaatcctacgatcgcgcaagatctatctaggagatgcatagcaacgagagggggagagtgtgtccacgtaccctcgtagaccgaaagcggaagcgttaggttaacgcggttgatgtagtcgaacatcttcacgatccaaccgatctagtaccgaacgtacgacacctccgagttcagcacacgttcagcttgatgacgtccctcaaactcttgatccagcagagggtcgagggagagtaccatcagcacgacgacgtggtgatggtgatgtgatccgcgcagagcttcgcctaagcactatgacgctatgaccggaggactaaactgtggaggggggcacgacacacagctaagagaacaactgttgtgctatggggtgccccctgcccctgtatataaaggaggggaggaggaggccggccaccatggggggtagtcctactaggactccactcctagtaggattcgcccctccccttttcctttctcattggagggggaaaaggaaggagaaggagagggagagggaaggggggccgcgcccctcctcttgtcctattcggactcccttggaggggggcgcgcgccaccccttGCGAGCTCCCATCTCTCTCCAcgaaggcccatgtaggcccaatacttccccgggggtttccggtaacccctcggtactctgaaaTATAtctgaacctttccgaaaccattccggtgtccgaatatcattgtccaatatatcaatctttacctctcaaccattttgagactccttgtcatgtccgtgatcttatccaggACTCCGATCAAACTTCGGTTacacataactcgtaatacaaatcgtcatcgaacgttaagcgtgcggaccctacgggttcgaaaactatgtagacatgaccgagacacatctccggtcaataaccaatagcggaacctggatgctcatattggttcctacatattctacgaagatctttatcggtcaaaccgcaataacaatatacgttattccctttgtcatcggtgtgttactttcccgagattcgatcgtcggtatcatcatacctagttcaatctcgttaccgcaagtctctttactcgttctgtaatgcatcatcctgcaactaactcattagtcacatttcttgcaaggcttacagtgatgtgcattactgagagggcccagagatacctctccgatactcggagtgacaaatcctaatcttgatctatgccaacccaacaaacaccttcggagacacctgtagagcatctttataatcacccagttacgttgtgacgtttgatagcacacaaggtgttcttccggtattcgggagttacataatctcatagtcagaggaatatgtataagtcatgaagcaagcaatagcaataaaacttaatgatcattatgctaagctaacggatgggtcttgtccatcacatcattctctaatgatgtgatcccgttcatcaaatgacaacacatgtctatggtcaggaaacataaccatctttgattaacgagctagtcaagtagaggcatactagggacactctgttttgtctatgtattcacacatgtactgagtttccggttaatacaattctagcatgaataataaacatttatcatgatataaggaaatataaataacaactttattattgcctctagggcatatttccttcataaacccCCCGACTTATATACATGCCAGgtaggggatctagggttacactgTCAGTATCCAGGGGCGCACATGGAGGCGGCATGAGATTTCTTGGAGTATATGTCAAGTCTTCGACAGGCGCAGTCTTGATCATGTTCCAAAGTTGTAGCTTCCGGAGTCCACCTTAATGAGAATGAGGGCCCCATTGGCCTAGCCCGAAGACTACAGGCCGACTAGGTTaagaccccttagtctaggacactgttagtagcccccgaactagtcttCTATATTGAGGGCGACCTTTTGATGTTAACAACTCCGGATCCGAAGTCCTTGGCTCGACACGCGAGTTCCCCTTTTCCATTCCGAGATTCTCTCCCTTATTCAAAGCCATCCCGGACCACTCCTCAAAGGAATGGTGCCCCGACCAGGACCCAGCTGAACCCATGCCGCGTTCGAAGGCGTGGGGTTACTTAGCCTCGAAGGCCTGCCGCGTAGGTGTGATTAGTACTCCTAGCCTGACAACTTTATCGAAACAACACCACCCATGACCGGGCGAGCAATTACTACTCACTCGAATCGCGGCCCGAGGCAATCCTCGTATTGGCACGTCCCATCTAAATGGAGATCGTGCCCATTTTTTAAGGGATATCATCAAGATTTTGTCTCTCCCTTACGCATAATGACATCTTTTACGGGTAGTGGTGATTTCAATGGCGCGACTGGAGGGACTCTTGGCCCTTTATTAGCCTTTATAAGAGCAAAAGGGGATTGACGAGAAAAGTACACTCCCTCCTCCTTGCCTACtgcctctcgagctccagcgcccagatCTAATCCCCGACCTAGCTTTACCTCTACAACACTTCTCCACCTCCGCCACTAGCCATGGATGACGCCAACCTTAAGGGGCACTGGGGCGGCTCCTTTGTTATAGAGGGCACCATTCTGGAGTTGCACAGTGTGGGGTACATCACCACTGAGGTTTGCACCCATGCGCCACACCCGAACCAGCGGGTGCCCGCTCCCAATCCTAGGCAGCGGGTCGTCTTCGTCCCCCACCTTATCAGAGGCCTGGGGTTCCCGCTGCACCCTTTCATGCGTgggatcatgttttactatgggctagatttccatcatctagccccaaattccatcCTCCACCGCTCCTCCTTCATCACggtctgcgaggccttcctccacattgaGTCACACTTCAgactatggctgaagatcttcggcGTCAAGCCGAAGTCCAGCGGCTCTAAGctcgcagagtgcggaggcgctatgttAAGCAAGAACCAGAAGGTCGGCTGGTTCAAAGGTATGTTCATAGAgaccatcaaggagtggcagcgtgagtggttttacatcaccgagccactcAGTGCCGGCCAGGCCGAGGTCCCGGCGTTCTCGGCTGGGCTCCCGAAGAAGCTGGTGtcctggaagaagaagaagggcatggACTGGGGGAACCCAGCGGAGGTGAAGGCGCTGCTCCAGAAGATTGAGTTCTGGTCAGACAAGAAGAATCTTCAGCTGGTGGATGTAGTGAAGGTCATGCTCCATTCCCGCGTCCTACCACTCCAAGCCCGGGCCACCCTAATGTGGGCGCACAAGCCCGAGGACGTGGTACCCATCAACCACTTCTTCCGCTCCACCTCGGCCGGGATGTGGACGCTGCTGTTCAAGCCGTCCGAGGACGGGTTTCCTCTTGAAGGGAGCGACTGCGGCTTCAAAGTCGGCCATGACGCCCCCGAGGTAATTCTAAGCGCACAATTTCACTTTCCGTGCTTTTTTTGAGCCTCATAAATTTCGGCTAGCCAGTTGGTTTATGCATTCTGCAGAAGTGGATCTCCAAGGCGCAACAAATGCTATGCCCGATGCCACTGCCCGAGGGGGAGATGACTCCCCTGCTTACTTAACCAAGGAGCCACACGTGGtcctccccaagaaggcgaagCCTTCGAAGGGCAAGGCGGGCCTCCGAACAAGGGAGACCTCGGTCACCCGATCCGAGGAGACCCATGCCTCTTCCACCCACGAGGACGACGTGGAGGAGGACACGAGGGAAGGGAATCCTTCCCTTGAGGGGAAGAGGGCGGCGTCCAAGGGCGCCGAGGAAGAAGCGCGACCGAAAGGCCTGAAGAGGTCGCGTAAGAGTAGTCATAAATTGGTGGGCCATCAGTGTGTTTGACAGCAAATACGAGAATGTTATATGGACGAAAATATATGACTAGAGGCTTGAATCCCGTGATTCATGGAAGGCAGCGATTTCAAAAGCATAAGAGCTGGCTATCACAACTGAATTTGCAGGCCTTCTTTTCATGGCCTAAAATTCGTTTTCCTTTCACGGAGGCCTAAATTTGGTTAAATCAAACCAGCGTTGATTTCAGGGAAAAAATAATTATTTGCTATTTTaagtcactattcacactattttggcTGGAAATTTGTTTTTTTGAAAAGCAGTCAAAGGGACTTTTCTTTTTTGGATTTTTTCACCAGTACAATGAAAGATCaagtttattttaaaaatattttcaaatttttgtttaatTTTTTTCTTATCTAAGATGTATATACACCCGTAGATCAAAAATCCCCTCGCAAAGTAGTGGTAGGGTCACTTCGGTCGGTGAAGCCGCGGACAAGCGGACCCGGACCAGAACAATAGGCCGAGAAGCTGCTGGAGCCTCCGTTTTAACTTTCGACCCCATCAGGCTGGCATCTCTCCCGACGAGCAGCCGCGCCCAGGTCTAGggttccccctttcttcttctccaCGCGAATCAGGTAGGTGGCGCTCTTGATCCCTCGTCCCTCCCCCACAATCCCCAGCACGCACGCGCGCACGAACTAATCCGGATCTCTCTGCTAACCCTCTGATCTACTCGGCCGCGTCGCAGCTAGATACTAGCACCAGCATCGATGGCGGCGGCAGCGCCGGCGGACgcgaaggcggaggccgccaagatgGACCTCCTCGAGGACGACGACGAGTTCGAGGAGTTCGAGATCGACCAAGGTATGCGCAAGCTCACCCCGCTCCCCCCTCTCGCCGCAGCACTGTTGCTGTATCTAGGCAAACACGGTCAGTTCAACATAGCTTGTTGGCGTCGTGATGTCGATTTGGTCGATTAGGTTTGGGTTGATCCGAACAAGGTATGTGCGATGGATATGTCGGTCATCTCAAGCTTACTTTCAAGATCGGTTTCAGGAGAGATTCGCCTAAAATTAAGGGCAAATTGGTTGCAACTGGATTGTTTCCGATGCGGATTTTACCAAGCGTGAGATAGTCATGACCTCAGCAGTATAACGTGTGCTTTCAGTGGCCATCTGATGTCATTTATAATCTTCATTCACTACTGCTTCCTGAATAATTAGCGGAATAGGTTATTTTCGATATTGTTTGTACATGTTTATCAGTACTTGTTACTACTTTCCTCTTAGTTAAGCATACAACAGATGGTCTGATCTTGGTGtatttatcttcatgattatttCTTCTAGATTAAATATCAGGCACACACAACTAGGTGTTGCACATGTTCTCCCTTGGGAACATTGATCTTCAATCCCtgtttcttcagtgttgacatgactGCCTAAAACTGCACAATTGGAATGATCAGTCCATGTAGATTGGAAGGGTAATAGAAAATAAACCCATTGTTGTTTGACTGTTTCATCAATTAGCATATTGTTATGTGTTGTATTGAGTGTTCGAGAGGCTAAATGTTGGTCTGATAAGTTACCTTGCCATGTCAATGTCCAGAAATAGCATCTGTGAACATGCTATCTGCAAACTGTATGATCTATCTAAACCTTTGTCCTTTTTCCCCTTTGCTGTCTGTGGTCATTCTTGTGCTGGTGGACAAACTTGTTTGTGCATGGCCCTATGCTGGCCTCATAGGATCTAGAAGCATGTATAAGGCACACATAACAGTTTAATGGCAATTTTCCTTTTTTAAATGGGAAGAAGATGTTTGGAGGAGATAATGCTTTAAGGTTTTCTTGGATCCTAACAAGAGGAAGTCTTCTAGCTTGTGGTGGGACAGTACTCTTTCTACTTTACATCAATTTTCAAACCTGATTTGAATCCAGAGGGTTAGATACAGGGTGATAACTGCTTTTGTCATTGTAATGAGATTTAGGTTTGGTTATATCAAAACCTATTTTGTAAGTTGTGTCTATACCTGATTCTTTGATGAAGTTAAAGGTTTCTAGTTCTACAAGTTTACGACAAGTTCACAATTGCCAATTGGCAGGAGTTAACTACCGGCTCGATCTGACTGGCAGTTGACTAGTAATTCCAAGTAGCCTAATTTGGTGGCCTCTGGCCCACTATCATGAGAGAGTTTGGGAAGTGGGGGAGTAAAGTTGGTCTCCTGAGTCTAAGTTAAAGTTGGATTTTTAGTGCAGCAGGTTAAATCGAAGAAAGAAGAGCGTGTGAGAGGGCCTGTCTCCCGGAGATTTATGTCAGCTATTTATTTTTGTGCATACTATAAAAGTATGCTTTAGTGCCCACTAAAAGTCGCATGAAACATGTATTATAAACTTAAACCTGCTGCCTGCCTACTGAAATCCCCCGAGACTAGTAGGCCTGGCCACTGGTGGCAACTAACCGACTTATTGAAAACAATGTACTTCATGTGTATAGATGAATTCTTAATTCTTACGTGTGACCTATGACTGCTGAATGTCAAGTACGTTTGTCCTGCAGCAAGTAAAGTCATATTACAGTGGGTTATATCATGAGCTATATGATTAGGGTCTTCTTCGTTTCTTTTCTTGCTTTTGCTGAATGTATACACTTATGTTGCATTATTATGGTGTTCAGTAACTGAACTGGTAAATTTTGCTAGGACACAGTATGATACTTTGTGTTGCTAATTCGGCTTTCCATTTGCATAGCTTTTATCAGTAGTTATGATAGCTACTTTCTGAAGCTTCGCCCCTCAGTTCCGTTTGCTTGTGATATGACTACTGTGTGAGTGTATGTTCTGCTTCCTGGTCGCAGATGGTCTTGTGTGTAGCATTTCTTTTTACTCTGCTCTGTGGAGACGTATATACTTTTGTCGTCATAATCTCTTGAAGTAATTTTGCATGTAACATGATTGTGCTGAATCTTGTATGGTGATGAAATTGTTCGTCTCGTTAACCCCATTTTCTTGTATATTACAGAATGGGATGACAAGGAAGATGGCAACGAAGCTGTCCAGCAATGGGAGGATGACTGGGATGATGACGACGTGAACGATGATTTCTCACTGCAGCTGAGGAAAGAGCTGGAGGGAGGCAACACTCAGAAGAGCTGAACTATTTCCCCATCCATATCAAAGCTGTAGTAAACTTTATCTTCGATCAGGCACTGTGTGGCCGTTGCTCTCTGAACCTGCGATACTTCCCTAGCAATATCAAGCTCTGATACTTATCTTCGTTTCAGCACTGTGTATCAGACTTCGTACCGTACTGCATGTAGTTATTGGCTGCGAGCAGCACAACTTGTCGAAcagtgatactccctccattcctaaatatatctctttctagagattccaacaagcgACTACTTACGGAgaaaaatgaatgaatctatactctaaaatatgtctatatacatctgatggttcatttaatttttttaaaaaggatccatttaaaatcttaaaaaaaacaaatatttagaaacagagcACCAGTATCGCAATTACCCGAAAGCCGTATGGTCTGGTCCCGGCACTGCGGTAGCCGTCTATTAACCGACTAGATGACCTGGTTTGATGACCAGGGCACCCTTAAGCGAATTAGAAAGAATGTTAGTAGTGAGTAAGTAGGAGATGTAACTGGAAATATAATACAATATGGATTGTATTACATCATGTATTAACCATAAATCATGAAATCAATACCAGAGAACCAAATAATGTCACCACCTCTGTACTAACAACCAACATTTTAGCATAAGGAGTATCACAGGAATGTTTACTTGCATATCAGGAGTATCACAATTACAACTAAAGAGGCATTGTCCTTGCTACTGTCCCTGAGCCCTTCACAGGGAGAGTTTCAAGCCTCGCAACTTCTTCCTCTGACCCTCAGTTACGAACCTCATCCCTTAGCTATGATTATTTTCaagatgaaatcaacatgctatttCTCTCACATGGAACATGTCCAGAATTTAGTCTGTCTCACTAATCTTTCAGCTACAAAGGCAGAAAGAAAAATGGCATGATCAATAACAAAAAAAAACTGGAACAGTAATGCTTGTAGCGAAAGTGAATTGAGGACAACAAAACAATTATTTGTAACAACGGCAAGCTTGGCTGATGCAAAATGATCACTCTGAAACTATATCTTTAGAACCAAATTAAAAAGGAACAAAAtaatctaatactccctccgtttcaaaataactGTCTCAACTTTGTACAAAAACATCATGTATCTTTAGGACCAATTTTTAGACCATGGTACCACATAAATCAAGAATTAGACATGTCAGATTGCAACGTATTTATGGTCAGTTACCAATCATGTCACACCAAAGATTTGCACATATAACCTGAAATAACTGCAGCTAGCTTGAAGTCTGAAATCTACCGGGTGACAGACAAAAGCAATACCACCAAACCTTATTCTTATTGGACGAGCACAAGACTTACGAGAAGATAACACACACAAAATCCTATTTGGTTTCTGGATGCATGCACTTTCTGGATTGTGCACATCAAAGCATGGAAGAACATTTCTAGGAGAGCCATTGTAGCACAACGAAGTAAACCAAAAATCAAAAAAGAGAAGTGAGTTTGTATCTTGTAATTTAGCAATGTATCAGCCCAT
Coding sequences within:
- the LOC123078156 gene encoding protein DELETION OF SUV3 SUPPRESSOR 1(I), giving the protein MAAAAPADAKAEAAKMDLLEDDDEFEEFEIDQEWDDKEDGNEAVQQWEDDWDDDDVNDDFSLQLRKELEGGNTQKS